A stretch of the Oenococcus sp. UCMA 16435 genome encodes the following:
- the lepB gene encoding signal peptidase I produces the protein MGKLKKIFSWIFPITIGLLLAFVIHSFFLVPVKVDGDSMLNNLQNGQRVWAFKLAKIHRGSVIIFNAKKEDPGIKAGEKYYVKRVIGVPGDRIKASNGNIYVNGKKISQTYISRYNRTTGTGNWDLSYLSSGKSTFVSGKSHWIDGKAIKVPKNNYFVLGDNRSVSEDSRYFGFVKKAHVLGVAKIFPWDEKSKEVNDVWKSFFN, from the coding sequence ATGGGTAAATTAAAAAAAATATTTTCATGGATTTTTCCAATAACAATTGGTTTACTACTTGCCTTTGTTATTCACTCTTTTTTTCTAGTTCCAGTTAAAGTCGATGGCGACTCAATGTTGAATAACCTTCAAAACGGCCAAAGGGTTTGGGCTTTTAAGCTGGCAAAAATACATCGTGGTTCTGTAATTATTTTCAATGCAAAAAAGGAAGACCCTGGAATTAAAGCTGGGGAGAAATATTATGTCAAACGCGTAATTGGTGTACCGGGAGATCGAATTAAAGCTTCTAATGGAAATATCTATGTTAATGGCAAAAAGATATCTCAAACATATATTTCTCGCTACAATCGGACCACGGGAACCGGTAACTGGGACCTGTCATATCTGTCATCCGGAAAATCGACTTTTGTTTCCGGAAAATCTCATTGGATTGATGGAAAAGCTATTAAAGTGCCAAAAAATAATTATTTTGTCTTGGGAGACAATCGATCGGTTTCCGAAGACAGCAGGTACTTTGGTTTTGTCAAGAAAGCACACGTTCTTGGCGTTGCAAAGATTTTCCCTTGGGATGAAAAGTCTAAAGAAGTTAACGATGTTTGGAAGAGCTTTTTTAATTAA
- a CDS encoding ABC transporter ATP-binding protein yields the protein MSERTLSTRATFNTRKSEKAPKAKVSGLWKIIKIAHPQFKWMISGLLFSIIGVVFNLMTPKYSGKLINSFSGQSLKNIHLNGTIIALVLILFIGGAIVSAIGNFLTGVAGEQLVRNLRQIVWDKLVIFKMPYFDSVKSGETTSRLTSDTSQVKTLVANTLPNFLTSMISMVGAVILMFTTDWHMAIWIFIAVPVTALLVAPVMVLGSKVGRGTQDAMADFTGGSQETLAEMRLVKSSGAEQHVLKRGVDQIQNLFKFGRREAIVDGVMGPIMTMVMMGLFALILVVGSLRVAKGESSMGTLFSFIMYLFQIMPALVSVGTFGSTFAKTQGATHRLITLLDEPVEELNKGENIDVEGLTLTADDVDFAYESDQPILHNVSFEAKPNTIVAFAGPSGGGKSTIFQLLERFYNPTRGTMRIGNHDVKDISLNSWRSQIGFVSQDSSIMAGTIRDNLTYGLKKEFSDERLWEVLQLAYADKFVDNMPNKLDTQVGERGVKVSGGQRQRLAIARAFLRDPKILMLDEATASLDSESEAMVQRALEQLMRNRTTLVIAHRLSTIVDADKIYFIEHGEVTGSGTHRELLKSHKLYAEYVSEQFVTK from the coding sequence ATGTCGGAAAGAACACTTAGTACGCGTGCAACGTTTAATACTCGCAAAAGTGAAAAAGCGCCAAAAGCGAAGGTTTCAGGCCTTTGGAAAATTATTAAAATAGCGCATCCACAATTCAAGTGGATGATATCGGGCCTCTTGTTTTCAATTATTGGCGTGGTTTTCAATTTAATGACACCGAAATATTCGGGAAAATTAATTAATTCCTTTAGCGGCCAAAGTTTAAAGAATATTCATCTTAATGGGACGATCATAGCACTTGTTTTGATCCTGTTTATTGGTGGCGCCATTGTATCGGCTATTGGCAATTTTTTGACCGGTGTGGCAGGAGAACAATTGGTGCGTAATTTACGCCAAATCGTTTGGGATAAATTGGTTATTTTCAAAATGCCATATTTTGATAGTGTAAAATCTGGAGAAACAACTTCCCGTTTAACAAGTGATACTTCGCAGGTGAAAACATTAGTTGCTAATACATTGCCAAACTTTTTGACAAGTATGATTTCAATGGTTGGTGCGGTTATTTTGATGTTCACAACTGATTGGCACATGGCAATTTGGATATTTATTGCTGTACCGGTTACAGCTCTATTAGTAGCACCGGTCATGGTTTTGGGTTCAAAAGTAGGTCGTGGTACTCAGGATGCTATGGCTGATTTTACTGGTGGATCGCAAGAAACTCTTGCTGAAATGCGTTTAGTGAAATCTTCCGGTGCTGAACAGCATGTTTTAAAACGTGGTGTTGATCAAATTCAAAATTTGTTTAAATTCGGTCGACGCGAAGCTATCGTCGACGGTGTAATGGGACCAATCATGACAATGGTAATGATGGGCTTGTTCGCCTTAATTTTAGTTGTTGGTTCATTACGTGTTGCTAAAGGTGAATCGTCAATGGGTACACTATTTAGTTTCATCATGTACTTGTTTCAGATTATGCCTGCTCTGGTAAGCGTTGGTACCTTTGGCTCAACTTTTGCTAAGACACAAGGTGCAACACACCGCTTGATTACTTTGTTGGATGAACCGGTTGAAGAGCTTAACAAAGGAGAAAATATTGATGTTGAAGGACTCACTTTAACAGCTGATGACGTTGATTTTGCCTATGAAAGCGATCAACCGATTTTACACAATGTATCCTTTGAGGCAAAACCTAACACGATTGTGGCATTTGCCGGTCCTTCAGGTGGCGGTAAATCAACAATATTTCAGCTGCTCGAACGTTTTTACAATCCTACTAGGGGAACTATGAGGATTGGGAATCACGATGTTAAAGATATTTCACTCAACTCATGGCGCTCGCAAATCGGCTTTGTATCGCAGGATTCATCAATTATGGCTGGTACAATTCGCGATAATTTGACCTATGGATTAAAAAAAGAATTTTCTGATGAAAGATTGTGGGAAGTTTTGCAATTAGCCTATGCAGATAAATTCGTTGACAACATGCCCAACAAATTGGATACACAGGTTGGCGAAAGAGGCGTAAAGGTTTCTGGTGGCCAGCGTCAACGTTTGGCAATTGCTCGTGCTTTCTTGCGGGACCCTAAGATTTTGATGTTGGATGAAGCAACAGCAAGTCTGGATTCGGAATCCGAAGCAATGGTGCAACGCGCGCTTGAACAATTGATGCGAAATCGTACGACCTTGGTTATCGCGCATCGTTTGTCGACAATTGTTGATGCCGATAAAATCTATTTCATTGAACATGGCGAAGTGACTGGTTCGGGTACTCATCGAGAATTGTTAAAAAGTCATAAGTTGTATGCAGAATATGTTTCTGAACAATTTGTCACTAAATAA
- the kdsA gene encoding 3-deoxy-8-phosphooctulonate synthase, with amino-acid sequence MTEKISTVFKDFAFKDSQLTLLAGPCAIESYETCAQVAEKLKEITEKLHINYVFKSSFDKANRSSADSDRGSGLEKGLAILEKIKKDFDLPIVTDVHESYQCEPVSKVADVLQIPAFLSRQTDLLLAAAKTGKVVNIKKGQFMAPEDIKSATSKINSITSKILITERGSSFGYHRLIVDMTGLIEMREAGFPIIFDATHSVQVPSAHGNHSGGNRDYAFPLMRAALAVGVDGIFAEVHPNPPEAISDADNQIYLSKIEPILESANHIYQEHLDSQEERSADGLL; translated from the coding sequence ATGACAGAAAAAATTTCTACCGTTTTTAAAGATTTTGCTTTTAAAGATTCGCAATTGACTCTCTTAGCGGGGCCTTGTGCAATTGAATCATATGAAACTTGTGCTCAAGTTGCCGAGAAATTAAAGGAAATTACTGAAAAGCTCCATATTAACTATGTTTTTAAGTCTTCCTTTGATAAAGCCAATCGGAGTTCTGCTGATTCTGATAGAGGCAGTGGCTTGGAAAAGGGCCTTGCAATTTTGGAAAAAATCAAGAAAGATTTTGATTTACCAATTGTGACAGATGTCCATGAATCATACCAATGCGAACCGGTTAGCAAAGTTGCCGATGTTCTTCAAATACCAGCGTTTCTGAGTCGACAAACTGATCTGCTATTGGCGGCTGCGAAAACCGGTAAAGTCGTTAACATAAAAAAAGGTCAGTTTATGGCACCTGAAGATATTAAATCAGCGACTTCGAAAATCAATTCTATTACATCAAAGATTTTGATAACCGAGCGGGGAAGCAGTTTTGGTTATCATCGTTTAATTGTTGATATGACTGGCTTGATTGAGATGAGGGAAGCTGGTTTTCCAATAATATTTGATGCGACCCATTCCGTTCAAGTGCCTAGTGCTCATGGGAATCATTCCGGTGGCAACCGGGATTATGCTTTTCCATTGATGCGAGCTGCTTTGGCAGTTGGTGTTGACGGCATTTTCGCGGAAGTTCATCCAAATCCACCAGAGGCTATATCTGATGCTGATAATCAGATATATTTAAGTAAGATTGAACCAATTTTGGAATCCGCCAATCATATTTATCAGGAACACTTGGATAGCCAAGAAGAGAGGTCTGCTGATGGCCTACTATGA
- a CDS encoding MarR family transcriptional regulator, whose product MNNKEIFEELTTLARQPAIWFAARSLYGHGGNQRPDNSRRLLKVLAETDNDLTAGAIADILAIRPASVTQIIKKLESNDYIQRVRDESDARVVRVKITSKGRKQLETLEDKQSDFQTELFDVFDDDERQRFGESLRKLNEHVMSEKYLDNMRSKMDKHMRFGFDHFVNITNARKFHENQTGYLKKMREHQQQNTFDHDDNESF is encoded by the coding sequence ATGAATAACAAGGAGATATTTGAAGAACTGACAACTTTAGCACGTCAACCGGCAATTTGGTTTGCGGCACGGAGCTTGTATGGCCATGGTGGCAATCAGCGACCGGATAATAGTCGACGCTTACTGAAAGTTTTAGCAGAAACAGATAATGATTTAACCGCGGGTGCAATCGCTGATATTTTAGCAATACGGCCGGCATCGGTTACGCAAATTATCAAAAAACTAGAAAGCAACGATTATATTCAACGCGTTAGAGACGAAAGCGACGCGCGAGTGGTCCGCGTGAAAATAACTTCCAAGGGGCGTAAGCAGTTAGAGACGTTAGAAGATAAACAAAGCGATTTCCAGACCGAGTTATTCGATGTTTTTGATGATGATGAGCGCCAACGTTTCGGTGAAAGTTTACGTAAATTAAACGAACACGTAATGTCGGAAAAGTATCTCGACAATATGCGCAGCAAAATGGATAAACATATGCGATTCGGCTTCGATCATTTTGTTAATATTACCAATGCGCGTAAATTTCATGAAAATCAAACTGGGTATCTTAAAAAAATGCGCGAACATCAGCAACAAAATACTTTCGATCACGATGATAACGAAAGTTTTTAA
- the treR gene encoding trehalose operon repressor produces the protein MTARYIEIYQQFKTDIIQEKYPANSFLPSEAKIADQFSCSRDTVRKALSHLEEDGFIQKQHGRGSQVLQHSLINFPISGLTSFQELKQVQGLDANTKVVLFEKLQSTAMNHQKTGFPIKARLYHVIRVRYINGLASVIDEDYFDRSVIHNLTVKIAGGSIYEYLENKEGLSISYAEKSVTAELVTERDRLLMPNLPERENRLIQIESRVHLADTTYFQHTISRHRPDKFQFNEFSRRQKR, from the coding sequence ATGACAGCACGCTATATTGAAATTTATCAACAATTCAAAACAGACATCATTCAAGAAAAGTATCCCGCCAATTCTTTTTTGCCAAGTGAAGCAAAAATAGCCGATCAATTTTCTTGTTCTCGAGATACCGTGCGCAAAGCTTTATCGCATCTGGAGGAAGACGGTTTTATTCAAAAACAGCATGGTCGCGGTTCACAGGTGCTGCAACACAGCTTAATCAACTTTCCGATTTCCGGTTTAACCAGTTTTCAAGAACTAAAACAAGTCCAAGGATTGGATGCAAACACAAAAGTGGTGCTATTTGAGAAACTGCAGTCAACAGCTATGAATCACCAAAAAACTGGTTTTCCGATCAAAGCCAGGTTATATCATGTTATTCGTGTTCGTTATATTAACGGCTTGGCCAGTGTCATCGACGAGGATTATTTCGATCGGAGCGTGATTCATAACCTAACAGTCAAAATTGCCGGTGGCTCGATCTATGAATATTTGGAAAATAAAGAAGGACTCTCTATTTCCTATGCTGAAAAATCAGTTACGGCTGAATTAGTAACTGAGAGAGACCGTTTGCTAATGCCCAATCTTCCCGAACGAGAAAATCGTTTAATCCAAATTGAAAGTCGCGTCCATTTAGCTGATACAACTTATTTTCAGCACACAATCAGCAGACATCGTCCTGACAAATTTCAATTTAATGAATTTTCTCGGCGTCAAAAAAGATAA
- a CDS encoding PTS transporter subunit EIIC, whose product MAKQDYKKLAADIIDGVGGPDNVDKVIHCITRLRFYLKDEKKADTEKISNLPGVAGAVYNAALGQYQIVIGPAVTDVYDQVIAQLGASVVDENATNQAIADTQASAAKKRPTNLWGWIVYGFQLLIGTITGSMIPIIGLLAASGILKGFLTLFTFNLGWIDVKSTTYILINAMGDSTFYFLPILVGYTAAKQLKSDPITVAAIGGVLVHPTVVAIAVASTKGINSLFGIPLNATFFGLPIHIPNYSYTIFPIIFAAWLARPVGNWLKKVLPLSLRSIFQPLFTLFIVTTVVVAVVGPVISLISAGLAAIINFLVTSNEAIAGLVIGAFYQCLVIFGLHWMVIPLISNDIASTGHSVLNGLVNFTMIAQGAGALGVWAKSKKEDIKNLAFAGALSGFAGVTEPAMYGINLKYGRVFWMASIGSAVGAFTAGLMKINMYGFTGSWIGFPSFFSKTNPNNIWIFVIASVVTTIVSFLAVYLWGFKDSDVDKVRNVERKNVFKEAVN is encoded by the coding sequence ATGGCAAAACAAGATTATAAAAAACTGGCTGCCGATATTATTGATGGTGTTGGCGGACCAGATAACGTTGACAAAGTTATTCATTGTATTACTAGATTAAGATTTTATTTAAAAGACGAAAAGAAAGCCGACACGGAAAAAATTTCCAATTTGCCTGGTGTGGCCGGAGCTGTTTACAATGCGGCGCTGGGCCAATACCAAATTGTGATTGGCCCCGCTGTTACAGATGTCTATGATCAAGTGATTGCCCAATTGGGTGCATCGGTTGTCGACGAGAATGCAACTAACCAAGCGATTGCCGACACACAGGCTTCAGCAGCTAAGAAACGGCCAACCAATCTTTGGGGCTGGATAGTTTATGGTTTTCAATTATTAATCGGTACGATTACCGGTTCAATGATTCCAATTATCGGTTTGTTAGCAGCTTCTGGTATTTTAAAAGGTTTTTTGACCCTTTTTACATTCAACTTAGGATGGATTGATGTAAAGTCAACGACTTACATTTTGATTAATGCAATGGGTGATTCAACCTTTTATTTCCTACCGATTTTAGTCGGTTACACAGCTGCTAAACAGTTGAAATCAGATCCTATTACGGTCGCAGCCATCGGTGGCGTCCTTGTACATCCAACGGTAGTTGCAATTGCAGTCGCTTCAACAAAAGGCATAAATAGTTTATTTGGAATTCCTTTGAATGCAACCTTCTTTGGTTTACCAATTCACATTCCGAATTATTCTTACACAATTTTTCCAATTATTTTTGCGGCCTGGTTGGCACGTCCGGTTGGCAACTGGTTGAAAAAAGTTTTGCCGCTTAGTTTGCGCTCGATTTTTCAACCCTTATTTACACTTTTTATCGTTACGACTGTTGTCGTAGCTGTGGTTGGCCCGGTTATTTCTCTTATTTCGGCTGGTTTAGCCGCTATTATCAACTTCTTGGTTACTTCTAACGAGGCGATTGCCGGATTAGTTATTGGAGCTTTCTATCAGTGCTTGGTTATCTTTGGCTTGCATTGGATGGTCATTCCACTTATTTCAAACGATATTGCCTCAACCGGGCATTCCGTTTTAAACGGATTGGTTAACTTCACAATGATTGCACAAGGTGCCGGTGCATTAGGCGTTTGGGCAAAATCAAAAAAGGAAGATATTAAAAACTTGGCCTTTGCCGGTGCCTTATCTGGTTTTGCTGGTGTAACGGAGCCAGCAATGTACGGTATTAATTTGAAATACGGACGTGTTTTCTGGATGGCAAGTATCGGTAGCGCTGTCGGAGCATTCACTGCCGGCTTAATGAAAATCAATATGTATGGATTTACGGGATCATGGATCGGTTTTCCTTCATTCTTCTCTAAGACGAATCCGAATAATATTTGGATTTTCGTTATAGCAAGTGTTGTAACGACGATTGTTTCATTCTTGGCTGTTTACCTCTGGGGATTTAAGGACAGTGATGTCGACAAAGTAAGAAATGTTGAGAGAAAGAATGTCTTCAAGGAGGCAGTTAACTAA
- a CDS encoding GNAT family N-acetyltransferase: MEQFKFFKFRTDDQEYYHENLILRNEVLRKTIGKDIFDDDLEIEKNNLFYGISIHNHLIATFSLFDEELLTAYLVAFAVKRDFQKQGLGSLLLKYAIDDLRHSDYKQIKTDARVSAHGFYLKNGFKDLGPRYHNSRLGIDDYSMVYVL; the protein is encoded by the coding sequence GTGGAACAATTTAAATTTTTTAAATTCAGAACAGATGATCAAGAATATTATCATGAAAATCTGATTTTGAGAAACGAAGTTTTAAGGAAAACGATTGGAAAAGATATTTTCGATGATGATCTCGAGATTGAGAAAAATAATCTTTTTTATGGTATCAGTATACATAACCACCTGATAGCAACTTTTAGTCTTTTCGATGAGGAATTATTGACTGCTTATTTGGTAGCCTTCGCTGTCAAACGAGATTTTCAAAAACAGGGTTTGGGATCTCTACTTCTCAAATATGCAATAGACGATTTAAGGCATAGTGATTATAAACAAATCAAAACCGATGCAAGAGTTAGTGCTCACGGGTTCTATCTTAAAAATGGTTTTAAGGACCTCGGGCCACGTTACCATAATTCCAGACTAGGTATTGATGATTATTCGATGGTGTATGTTTTGTAG
- the treC gene encoding alpha,alpha-phosphotrehalase: MSDFANKVVYQVYPKSFKDSNNDGVGDLQGIIENLPYLAKLGIDYLWLNPIFPSPQRDNGYDISDYRTIDPIFGTMDDFKELVSKAAELKISIMMDMVFNHTSIAHRWFQRALAGDKKYQDYYIIRPKKTDGSAPTNWQSKFGGSAWASFGNSNLDYLHLYDISQADLNWRNPEVVSELNDILKFWLNKGVKAFRFDVINVIGKDQQLLDDPTGGDGKPMYTDKPIVHDYLQNMYQDVFAKEQEIVTVGELSSTTVENAIEYTAPNRHELSMAFTFHHLKVDYQNGDKWTKMPYDFQKLRQVLHQWGKGLSDGNGWPAWFWNNHDQPRAINRFISNPKYYCLGAEMLAAVVHLNRGTPYIYMGEEIGMTNPDFKSIDSYVDVESHNAYEKLLQKGISVSEAFEIIKSKSRDNSRIPMQWNSEKYAGFSQHKPWLANGNYKDINVAKDLTDPNGLFHFYQRLISLRKQEKVISKGDYQPVFDDIPEVIAFKRQFQGQSLLVINHFGEKEIALSLPLETLTGKIILSNYSDAKIAERIILRPYETLAIKY; encoded by the coding sequence ATGTCGGATTTTGCAAATAAAGTCGTTTATCAAGTTTATCCAAAATCATTTAAAGATAGTAATAATGATGGCGTTGGTGATTTGCAAGGAATCATTGAAAATTTACCGTATTTAGCCAAATTAGGTATTGATTATTTGTGGCTTAACCCGATTTTTCCTTCTCCACAACGTGATAATGGATATGATATCAGCGATTACCGTACAATTGATCCAATTTTTGGAACAATGGACGATTTTAAGGAACTTGTTTCCAAAGCGGCCGAACTTAAGATCAGTATCATGATGGACATGGTGTTTAATCACACTTCGATAGCTCATCGATGGTTTCAAAGAGCCTTGGCCGGCGATAAAAAATATCAGGATTACTATATTATTAGGCCAAAAAAAACCGACGGTTCAGCTCCAACCAACTGGCAGTCTAAATTTGGCGGCAGCGCTTGGGCTTCGTTTGGGAATAGCAACTTGGATTATTTGCATCTATATGATATTTCTCAAGCAGATCTGAACTGGCGAAATCCGGAAGTTGTTTCCGAGTTAAATGATATTTTAAAATTTTGGCTGAATAAAGGAGTAAAAGCTTTTCGTTTTGATGTAATCAATGTAATCGGTAAAGATCAGCAATTATTAGACGACCCGACCGGTGGAGACGGCAAGCCTATGTATACCGACAAACCGATCGTTCATGATTACTTGCAGAACATGTATCAAGATGTTTTTGCAAAGGAACAGGAGATCGTAACAGTTGGCGAACTTAGCTCAACAACAGTCGAGAATGCAATCGAATATACAGCGCCAAACCGTCACGAACTATCAATGGCTTTTACTTTTCATCACTTGAAAGTGGACTATCAAAATGGTGATAAATGGACTAAGATGCCCTATGATTTTCAAAAGTTGCGTCAAGTTCTTCATCAGTGGGGAAAAGGATTATCCGATGGAAATGGGTGGCCGGCTTGGTTTTGGAATAACCACGACCAACCACGTGCAATCAATCGCTTTATTTCCAATCCAAAATATTACTGCTTGGGAGCAGAAATGTTGGCAGCTGTCGTTCATTTGAATCGGGGCACGCCTTATATATACATGGGTGAAGAAATCGGTATGACCAATCCTGATTTCAAATCTATTGATAGTTACGTTGATGTAGAATCTCATAATGCTTATGAAAAATTGCTGCAAAAGGGCATTTCGGTTAGTGAGGCCTTTGAAATCATCAAAAGCAAGTCGCGTGATAATTCTAGAATCCCGATGCAGTGGAATTCAGAAAAATATGCCGGTTTTTCGCAACACAAACCATGGTTGGCTAATGGAAATTATAAAGATATTAATGTAGCAAAGGATTTAACTGATCCAAATGGTTTGTTTCATTTCTATCAACGACTTATTTCATTAAGAAAACAGGAAAAGGTTATTTCCAAAGGAGATTATCAACCGGTTTTTGATGATATTCCCGAAGTAATTGCTTTTAAACGCCAATTCCAGGGACAATCGCTGCTTGTTATCAATCATTTTGGCGAAAAAGAAATTGCTTTGTCATTACCGTTGGAAACTCTTACTGGAAAAATTATATTATCGAATTATTCGGATGCAAAAATCGCCGAACGAATAATTCTCAGGCCGTATGAAACGCTCGCAATTAAATATTAA
- a CDS encoding PTS glucose transporter subunit IIA, with product MLGFGKKKKELVDDQKLYVPVNGKVVDLATVSDPVFAQKMMGEGFAVEPEDSMVVAPVAGEVTVLQPHAVGFKRADGLEILLHMGIDTVSMHGKPFKLFVKVGDIVSGGDKIADVDWPVIKEAGFPLTTMVLITNSKDLLDHFSVDYGEANHGTAIGWAKSK from the coding sequence ATGCTAGGTTTCGGAAAAAAGAAAAAAGAATTAGTTGACGATCAAAAGCTATATGTTCCTGTAAACGGCAAGGTTGTTGATTTAGCAACTGTTTCCGATCCTGTTTTTGCCCAGAAAATGATGGGCGAGGGTTTTGCTGTCGAGCCCGAAGATAGCATGGTTGTGGCGCCCGTCGCTGGTGAAGTCACCGTTCTTCAGCCACATGCCGTCGGATTCAAAAGGGCTGACGGTTTGGAAATTTTGCTTCACATGGGCATTGATACCGTTAGCATGCACGGGAAACCCTTCAAACTTTTTGTCAAAGTAGGCGATATTGTTTCCGGTGGCGATAAGATAGCCGACGTTGACTGGCCGGTAATAAAGGAGGCTGGTTTTCCTTTAACGACGATGGTTTTGATCACCAATTCCAAAGATTTGCTCGATCACTTTTCTGTTGATTATGGAGAGGCCAATCATGGAACAGCTATTGGTTGGGCTAAAAGCAAGTAA
- a CDS encoding lysophospholipase: protein MKEETQKLTKLDPRITEFQDSLREKYAEENKTAKKGQIDFVGSSLMEIFPIDKMQKDYDLGLNKIIYNRGVRATTTADLLQHIDTLIFDLAPSKIFINIGSNDIGFNLLEKTFLKNYDNILKQIKEKLPDTKVFVMAYYPMSGTGADFDDRSNSDLQTANEKVRQLAKRNGCQFINVNEGLTDSEGNLRAELTFDGVHMLPAGFRIVLKNLMRYI from the coding sequence ATGAAAGAAGAAACACAAAAACTAACAAAATTAGATCCACGAATTACAGAATTCCAAGATTCTCTTCGAGAAAAATATGCTGAGGAGAATAAAACGGCTAAAAAAGGGCAGATTGACTTTGTTGGCTCATCATTAATGGAAATTTTTCCAATTGATAAAATGCAAAAAGATTATGACCTTGGTTTGAATAAAATAATTTATAATCGCGGTGTTCGTGCCACAACGACAGCGGATTTGCTTCAACACATCGATACGCTCATATTTGATTTGGCACCCAGCAAAATTTTTATCAACATCGGATCAAACGACATCGGGTTTAACTTACTGGAAAAAACTTTTTTAAAAAACTATGATAATATCTTAAAACAAATCAAAGAAAAACTGCCAGACACCAAAGTATTTGTGATGGCTTATTATCCGATGTCAGGCACTGGTGCTGATTTCGACGACAGAAGTAACAGCGACCTGCAAACAGCAAATGAAAAAGTTCGTCAGTTGGCAAAAAGAAATGGCTGCCAGTTCATCAATGTCAACGAAGGTTTAACTGATAGTGAGGGTAATTTACGAGCAGAATTAACTTTTGACGGAGTACACATGTTGCCAGCCGGATTTAGGATTGTACTTAAGAATTTGATGCGCTATATATAA
- a CDS encoding iron-containing alcohol dehydrogenase, producing MAERAYDFLMPSVNFFGPGVISKIGERAKMLGMNKPVIVTDKFLENLENGAVAQTLASLKKAGVDYVVYNGVEPNPKIHNIKEVKKLYEKEGADSIITVGGGSAHDTGKGAGIIMTNGDDITKLAGIETLKNPLPPLIAVNTTAGTGSELTRHAVITNEETHLKFVVVSWRNIPLVSFNDPTLMLDIPKGLTAATGMDAFVQAIEPYVSVDHNPITDSQCIQAIKLIEGSLREAVANGHNLEARTKMVEAEMLAGMAFNNANLGYVHAMAHQLGGQYDAPHGVCCALLLPYAEEYNLIADPERFAELARIMGENTHGLSTRDAAELSIKAMKQLSEDVGIPHSIKDIGAKPEDFALMAENALKDGNAFSNPRKGTKEDIVKIFQEAYDAK from the coding sequence ATGGCAGAGCGTGCATATGATTTTTTGATGCCCAGTGTTAATTTCTTTGGTCCGGGAGTCATTTCAAAAATTGGCGAACGTGCAAAGATGCTGGGAATGAATAAACCAGTTATTGTAACTGATAAGTTTCTTGAGAATTTGGAGAATGGTGCTGTTGCTCAAACGCTGGCTTCTTTAAAAAAAGCTGGTGTCGATTATGTGGTTTATAACGGAGTCGAGCCAAATCCAAAAATTCATAATATTAAAGAAGTTAAGAAATTATATGAAAAAGAGGGTGCTGATTCAATTATTACGGTTGGCGGTGGATCAGCCCATGATACCGGAAAAGGTGCCGGCATCATTATGACAAACGGTGATGATATTACAAAATTAGCCGGAATCGAAACCTTGAAAAATCCACTACCACCCTTGATTGCTGTTAACACAACTGCCGGGACCGGTTCGGAGTTAACCCGGCATGCAGTTATCACCAATGAAGAGACCCATTTAAAGTTCGTTGTGGTTTCGTGGAGAAATATTCCTCTTGTGTCGTTTAACGATCCAACGTTAATGTTGGATATTCCAAAAGGATTAACGGCTGCAACGGGGATGGATGCTTTTGTCCAAGCAATTGAGCCTTATGTTTCAGTTGACCATAATCCAATCACTGATTCGCAATGTATTCAGGCAATTAAATTAATTGAAGGTAGTTTGCGCGAAGCCGTTGCTAATGGTCACAATCTTGAAGCTCGAACCAAAATGGTTGAAGCGGAGATGCTGGCGGGAATGGCTTTTAATAATGCCAATCTTGGTTATGTACACGCAATGGCTCATCAGCTAGGCGGCCAATACGATGCACCACATGGAGTTTGCTGTGCTTTGCTGCTTCCCTATGCTGAAGAATACAATCTAATTGCAGATCCAGAACGTTTTGCGGAGTTGGCACGGATTATGGGCGAAAATACTCATGGTTTGTCAACCAGAGATGCCGCTGAACTATCAATTAAGGCAATGAAACAGCTATCCGAAGACGTTGGAATACCACATTCGATTAAAGATATCGGTGCAAAACCCGAAGATTTTGCTTTAATGGCAGAAAATGCTTTAAAAGATGGCAATGCATTCTCCAATCCACGTAAAGGTACTAAAGAGGATATCGTTAAAATATTCCAAGAAGCTTATGATGCAAAATGA